From the genome of Aliarcobacter lanthieri:
ATCTATACATCATCTCTGACATACAAACTCTCCACTTGTACATTTTTTTTATTTTTTTAACAATCATATATTCGGTTTATAAAGATTACTTCTCTATCACCGTCTTAAACTTTAAAGAACTTTTAACCCTTCTGGTCAAATTGGACGGGAATTATAATAGCTTTTTTTTCCTTTGTCAAGAGTATTGCGCTTAATCTAAGCTTAAATTTTGGAAATTGTATTTATTAATCTTTTATTTACAATTTTTTTATATTATAATGCCTAGATATGACATCATTGTCATACTAATGTTAATGTTCTAAAAAATTAATAAAGGAAAGAAAATGTATAACAGAGATTATTTGACAGATCAAAGTAGTAGTCACTCAAACGAATCTTCACAAAGACAAGCATATATAATGAGCTTTTTAAAAGCGACTTATCAATTGTTTGCTGGTTCTATGTTGGCAGCAACTGCTGGTGCTTACATAGGACTTGAAATAGTATCTGCTTTAGTTGGGATGCACTGGATACTATTTATTGCTGTAATGGGATTAGTATTTTTTGTAATTCCAAGAGTAAAACATAAACAAGGTATAAACCTAGTTGCTTTATTTGGTGTTACATTCTTAACAGGATTAATGATAGCTCCATTATTAGCTTCAATTTTAGCTATGCCTGGTGGGGCAGCTATTGCAGGTCAAGCATTTTTAATGACATCAATAGCATTTGGTGGAATTTCAATGTTTGCAATGACAACTAAAAAAGATTTTTCATTTATGGGTGGATTTTTGTTCGCTTCATTTTGGATACTTTTTGCAGCAGGGATTATATTTGCTTTAGGTACAACTTTTGGTTGGTTTGCGTATTCAAGTATATTTCACTTATTTCTATCTAGTGGTATTGCAATTTTAAT
Proteins encoded in this window:
- a CDS encoding Bax inhibitor-1/YccA family protein, which codes for MYNRDYLTDQSSSHSNESSQRQAYIMSFLKATYQLFAGSMLAATAGAYIGLEIVSALVGMHWILFIAVMGLVFFVIPRVKHKQGINLVALFGVTFLTGLMIAPLLASILAMPGGAAIAGQAFLMTSIAFGGISMFAMTTKKDFSFMGGFLFASFWILFAAGIIFALGTTFGWFAYSSIFHLFLSSGIAILMCGFILYDTQQIIKGNYDSPVEAALSLYLDFFNLFVSLLQILGIMRSND